AGCCCGGAAGAACGAACAATACACGTCGCCACGGCATGGGCAGGACGCCCACGCTCTAGGCGAGCGGGACGCGGGCGTACCGCCGCGTCCCACCGACCCTAAGCGCCGCCTCAGCTCGTTGCCAGGCGAGCCTTCATCTTCTCGTGGACTAGGCGCGACAGGTTCTCGTCGCCGAACACGCCGACCCGGATGCGGATCTTGGTCACCGTGTCGCTCTGGCGTTCGAGCGAGATGCCGATGTCGGTGCCGCGCGCGGTCTCCGCGCGGACCTTGCCTTCGTAGGCGTCCGCATCGGCGGTCAGCAGCTTGAACTCGAGATCGTCAATGGCGCCTTTCGCGGCCTCGAAGACGCGGCTGATCGATGCCTCTTCGGTCACCTCAAGCTCGCCGCGAA
This is a stretch of genomic DNA from Verrucomicrobiota bacterium. It encodes these proteins:
- a CDS encoding DUF3568 family protein, with the protein product MRRKRLFGLVAVGVLLIAAAGCGAVVAGAAAGAGAVAYVRGELEVTEEASISRVFEAAKGAIDDLEFKLLTADADAYEGKVRAETARGTDIGISLERQSDTVTKIRIRVGVFGDENLSRLVHEKMKARLATS